A region from the Treponema pallidum subsp. pallidum str. Nichols genome encodes:
- a CDS encoding V-type ATP synthase subunit E codes for MEIQLQDLIDRIKREAVASSEEQASRLLGESREEAERIVRAAREEAERIVRAAREEAERIESSSLAALSQASRNVLLSFQDSVTRSLRAIISMETAQAYDAGVLRELIPRVVSAWVQAEGDKLELILSPADLRTLEGVFCAALQEQLSAGVELRSDDCLTAGFRIVPAEGGSYYDFSAAAVAQLFSSYVSARVAEVLRSAAQEL; via the coding sequence GTGGAGATTCAACTGCAAGATCTGATTGACCGAATTAAGCGCGAAGCGGTTGCCTCTTCCGAGGAGCAGGCGTCTCGTTTGCTTGGTGAGTCGCGTGAGGAGGCAGAGCGGATTGTCCGCGCTGCGCGTGAGGAGGCAGAGCGGATTGTCCGCGCTGCGCGTGAGGAGGCAGAGCGGATCGAGTCGTCGTCTCTTGCGGCGCTGTCGCAGGCGAGTCGCAACGTTTTATTATCCTTTCAAGATTCGGTGACTCGCTCTCTTCGGGCTATTATTTCGATGGAGACGGCGCAAGCCTACGATGCGGGTGTTTTGCGTGAGCTTATTCCTCGTGTCGTTTCTGCCTGGGTTCAAGCGGAGGGTGATAAGCTAGAGCTCATCCTCTCTCCTGCTGATCTTCGGACGCTTGAGGGGGTGTTTTGTGCTGCGTTGCAGGAGCAGCTTTCGGCAGGGGTAGAGTTGAGGTCTGACGATTGCCTTACGGCAGGGTTTAGGATAGTCCCTGCCGAGGGCGGGTCGTACTATGATTTTTCCGCCGCCGCGGTTGCTCAGTTGTTCTCTTCGTATGTTTCTGCGCGTGTTGCCGAGGTGCTCAGGTCTGCTGCGCAGGAGCTGTGA
- a CDS encoding tetratricopeptide repeat protein produces the protein MRGGWCLSRRSVGCAGALLLLFAVGAQEHAPPVVRDTALAAGEFRRGVLAYYRGAFNDAIQLFERALSAAPRNPLILEWLGNAYYRSGIEGAALHQWGAARDLGYGGALLRNKIEVVQQRRDFAPDSADALHFSESESFHAVRRGTVLFRRPLSLCALADGTFWMSAYGSNELLRFDVNGRVIARTRGPVEGFDRPFDVIQTRSGDLLVSEFASDRICRLTKEGRFLKSFGGKGRGVGQLIGPQFLATDRYDNIYVTDFGNARVAVFAPDGAPLFHFGQKSARFFGFSAPGGIAILDELVYVADALKGAIYVFDTAGNYVRTLVAEGTLKHVESVRAWNGRLLVSLPNEVMVVDVGLASLHTIARLGNAPIRLTAAVPDANGNVLLADYKNERIEIVSRISELAGGLFVHFERVHADRFPSVTVNVSVHTREGTPVVGLDVSNFFLTEEHRPVSEMRLQGAAYLNDTCSLSILVDRSPATEQEMRLVTRVIGELAQAVGEQGTLSVVSAAQSPVLEGTFTAAQLQAQPLRLRAKSSSQWRFDLGLRLAAGTLVNADYKRAVVFLSLGELQTQDFAQYGVTDLAAYLTNNETSFYVIQLQRTVLPVELGYLVQKTRGAVYSVYAQEGLGALVAHVRSGAAGTYALSYRSRLPTDFGRAYMPVEAEVRVLSRSGRDETGYFAPLE, from the coding sequence GTGAGAGGGGGTTGGTGTTTGAGTAGACGATCTGTGGGGTGCGCAGGCGCGCTGCTGTTGCTTTTTGCAGTGGGGGCGCAGGAGCATGCGCCACCGGTTGTGCGTGATACAGCACTTGCAGCAGGGGAGTTTCGCCGCGGAGTTTTGGCCTATTACCGGGGTGCGTTCAATGATGCTATCCAGCTGTTTGAGCGTGCGCTTTCTGCTGCTCCCCGTAATCCGCTCATTCTTGAGTGGTTGGGGAATGCGTACTACCGCAGTGGGATTGAAGGCGCAGCGCTGCACCAGTGGGGCGCGGCGCGGGATCTAGGCTACGGCGGCGCGTTGCTTCGGAACAAGATAGAAGTGGTTCAGCAGCGGCGTGACTTTGCGCCTGATTCAGCAGACGCGCTGCACTTTAGCGAAAGTGAATCGTTTCATGCTGTACGCCGGGGAACGGTTCTTTTCCGCAGACCACTATCTTTGTGTGCGTTAGCTGACGGTACGTTTTGGATGAGCGCATACGGTTCTAACGAGCTGCTTCGCTTTGACGTGAACGGACGTGTTATTGCGCGTACGCGTGGGCCCGTTGAGGGTTTTGACCGTCCTTTTGATGTTATTCAGACGCGCTCAGGCGATCTGCTCGTTTCTGAATTTGCCTCTGATCGCATTTGTCGTCTTACGAAGGAAGGCAGGTTCCTCAAGTCATTTGGGGGAAAGGGGAGAGGCGTCGGACAACTCATCGGCCCCCAGTTTTTGGCCACTGATCGCTACGATAACATTTACGTGACAGATTTTGGGAATGCGCGTGTGGCGGTGTTTGCACCTGATGGTGCTCCTCTCTTCCATTTTGGGCAGAAGTCTGCGCGCTTCTTTGGGTTTTCTGCTCCGGGCGGCATTGCCATTCTCGATGAGCTAGTGTACGTGGCAGATGCTCTGAAGGGCGCCATTTACGTGTTTGATACGGCAGGAAATTATGTGCGTACCCTCGTTGCGGAAGGGACGCTCAAGCACGTTGAATCTGTGCGGGCGTGGAATGGACGCTTGTTGGTGTCTCTCCCGAATGAGGTCATGGTGGTGGATGTAGGACTCGCGTCCTTGCACACGATTGCCCGTTTGGGAAATGCGCCTATTCGCTTAACGGCGGCAGTTCCGGATGCAAATGGCAATGTGCTCCTTGCCGATTATAAAAACGAAAGGATTGAGATTGTTTCGCGTATCTCTGAGCTTGCCGGCGGTCTGTTTGTGCATTTTGAGCGGGTGCACGCCGACCGGTTTCCCTCCGTTACTGTGAATGTGTCGGTACACACGCGTGAGGGGACGCCGGTAGTGGGATTGGACGTTTCCAACTTTTTTCTTACCGAAGAACACCGGCCGGTAAGTGAGATGCGTCTGCAGGGGGCAGCGTATTTGAACGATACGTGTTCGCTCAGTATACTGGTGGACCGCTCTCCTGCGACGGAGCAGGAGATGCGCTTGGTTACACGGGTGATTGGTGAGCTTGCACAAGCGGTGGGGGAACAGGGGACGCTGTCGGTAGTTTCTGCGGCACAGTCACCAGTGCTGGAAGGCACCTTCACTGCGGCGCAGCTGCAGGCGCAACCGCTTCGCCTAAGAGCAAAGAGTTCTTCGCAGTGGCGTTTTGATCTGGGTCTGCGTCTTGCGGCAGGCACGCTGGTGAACGCAGATTACAAGCGCGCAGTGGTATTCTTGTCTCTTGGTGAATTGCAGACACAGGATTTTGCACAATATGGGGTGACGGACTTGGCTGCATATTTGACGAATAATGAAACGAGCTTTTACGTAATACAGCTTCAGCGTACGGTATTGCCCGTGGAGCTTGGATATCTGGTTCAAAAGACAAGGGGTGCGGTGTATTCAGTGTATGCGCAAGAAGGGTTAGGGGCTCTTGTGGCGCACGTGCGCTCAGGCGCAGCGGGCACCTATGCATTGTCGTATCGATCGCGGTTGCCGACGGATTTTGGTCGTGCATATATGCCGGTGGAGGCAGAAGTGCGCGTCTTGAGCCGTTCGGGGCGGGACGAGACAGGGTATTTTGCGCCGCTTGAGTGA
- a CDS encoding galactokinase: MLYYFNTLAMMLRMQRVESCHTEEYGDEPEAIAVVPGRFHLLGEYLWFAQGNTLSMAIDQTLTLCVSRRKDSTFRLFSLTLGERRKISTANLRYRKEDRWANSVKAVILSFMDGGYHLTGLNCTILSQIPPDAGLGTPNALKVAMALVLGRLFAATLPKESVVSIVEHANERYLKTHAHRADILCVLFAKQGSCVRTDHRKKQAELCQFPSEGKRIVLTDSRVPRFIAREEFTARLKRCVDAYELVKRNPDMPRAMSKLMAAALEEIDVPEGIRRRVISLVRESLGVDEAIEALRKRDFAAFSRVVNRSHERLRDRFEISCPELDWLVKRALEFVDPDAPDVVCSRLTGRGFGGCTYAILRDQDFEPYLERLDEYERIFGFKAAAYEVQCSEGARVL, translated from the coding sequence TTGTTGTATTATTTCAATACACTGGCTATGATGCTGCGCATGCAGCGGGTAGAGTCCTGCCACACAGAGGAGTACGGCGACGAGCCTGAGGCGATTGCAGTCGTTCCGGGTCGTTTTCACCTGTTGGGGGAGTATCTGTGGTTTGCTCAGGGCAACACCCTGTCGATGGCTATCGATCAAACCCTTACGCTGTGTGTCTCGCGCCGAAAGGATAGCACCTTTCGCCTTTTCTCCTTAACGCTTGGGGAGCGGAGGAAGATTTCCACCGCTAATTTACGCTATCGTAAGGAGGATCGCTGGGCTAATTCGGTAAAGGCGGTCATTCTCTCCTTCATGGATGGTGGGTATCACCTGACGGGGTTGAACTGCACTATCCTTTCTCAGATTCCTCCTGATGCGGGGCTGGGTACTCCCAATGCGCTGAAGGTTGCCATGGCCCTTGTGCTTGGAAGGTTGTTTGCCGCTACGCTGCCAAAGGAAAGTGTTGTTTCGATCGTGGAACACGCAAATGAGCGCTATCTCAAGACCCACGCACATCGCGCGGATATTCTGTGCGTGTTGTTTGCAAAGCAGGGTAGCTGCGTGCGCACTGATCACCGCAAGAAGCAGGCGGAACTGTGTCAATTTCCCTCGGAGGGGAAGCGTATTGTGCTTACTGACTCGCGTGTTCCCCGTTTCATCGCGCGTGAGGAGTTCACCGCGCGTTTGAAGCGTTGCGTGGATGCTTATGAATTGGTGAAGCGCAATCCCGATATGCCTCGCGCTATGTCTAAGCTCATGGCAGCAGCGTTGGAGGAAATAGATGTGCCTGAGGGAATACGGAGGCGAGTGATCAGTTTGGTGCGCGAGTCGCTGGGCGTTGATGAGGCGATTGAAGCCCTGCGTAAGCGGGATTTTGCTGCGTTCTCAAGAGTAGTGAACCGCTCTCATGAGCGCCTGCGGGACCGCTTTGAAATTTCTTGTCCAGAACTCGATTGGTTGGTGAAGCGTGCGCTTGAGTTTGTAGATCCTGATGCGCCGGATGTGGTCTGCTCGCGCCTCACGGGTCGGGGCTTTGGTGGGTGCACCTATGCGATTTTGCGCGATCAAGACTTTGAGCCGTACCTAGAAAGGCTCGACGAGTACGAGCGCATCTTCGGTTTCAAAGCAGCGGCGTATGAGGTACAGTGCTCTGAAGGGGCCCGGGTGTTATGA
- the surE gene encoding 5'/3'-nucleotidase SurE yields the protein MRILLTNDDGYQAAGIRALHAALKAAPEGYEVTVVAPDRDRSAVSHGITTLEPVTVKEVEPGIWSCSGTPVDCVNRALRQVCVGTPPDVVVSGINEGENLGTDIVFSGTVAAARQAVMYGIAGIAASLLPVSDFGTGCRFQALARFVARHVRALAALSSEDVLVNINARSAQAYARACYARVARRIYEERGAVRQAGLAHVFEYQGGAAHTGAVQDSDWAVVMRGDIAITLVYAQPVSMPPVLPLPDFAFQACCSY from the coding sequence ATGAGGATACTACTGACAAACGATGATGGGTATCAGGCAGCAGGCATTCGCGCGCTGCATGCGGCGCTGAAAGCAGCGCCTGAGGGGTATGAGGTGACGGTAGTTGCGCCGGACAGAGATCGTTCTGCAGTTTCGCATGGGATTACTACGCTCGAGCCGGTGACCGTAAAGGAAGTGGAGCCAGGTATTTGGTCGTGCTCAGGGACGCCGGTGGATTGTGTGAATCGCGCGTTACGCCAGGTGTGCGTGGGTACACCGCCGGATGTGGTGGTGTCAGGAATTAACGAAGGGGAGAATCTGGGGACTGATATTGTGTTCTCGGGAACGGTTGCCGCAGCACGGCAGGCGGTGATGTATGGGATTGCGGGGATTGCAGCGAGCCTGTTGCCCGTTTCTGATTTTGGAACAGGCTGCCGTTTCCAGGCGCTTGCCCGCTTTGTGGCGCGTCACGTGCGGGCGTTGGCTGCACTTTCCTCCGAGGACGTGTTGGTGAACATAAACGCGCGATCGGCACAGGCGTATGCGCGTGCTTGTTACGCGCGCGTTGCGCGTCGGATATATGAGGAACGTGGGGCGGTGCGCCAGGCGGGCCTTGCTCACGTGTTTGAGTACCAGGGTGGAGCGGCGCATACAGGCGCGGTGCAGGACAGCGATTGGGCGGTTGTAATGCGTGGTGACATTGCGATTACGCTTGTGTATGCGCAGCCGGTTTCAATGCCTCCTGTGTTGCCGTTGCCGGATTTTGCGTTCCAGGCTTGTTGCTCGTACTGA
- the ffh gene encoding signal recognition particle protein, which produces MFEQLSASFKRIVGALGGRATISERNIQEAVESIKRALLDADVHVRVVRRFVNQTIQHAQGQTVLASVSPAQQFIKIVHERLTAFLGEHTRSLHLKGPDTQSIILLLGLQGSGKTTSAAKLAAYLKDAGRSPLLAACDHVRAAASAQLAVLGTHIGVPVYQHALPHEQQPCALDTARGALQYARSHGNDVLIIDTAGRLHVDAALMQELILLKETLVPVETLLVADALTGQTVVRIAEEFHAAVGISGVVLSKFDSDTRGGAALSLKSITGQPLLFVGTGERPQDFEPFHPERAAGRILGMGDIVSLVEKAQKAFDAQEHARAQKKTQSHERFTLSDMLDHLQTIEKMGPLHSLVEMIPGLAVAVSADALDARAFKRQKAIIQSMTVQERDNFLIIGPSRRRRIAAGSGTSVADVNRLIKNFERMRTLMRKTAWQSRRAHPKGDTPYGWPHR; this is translated from the coding sequence ATGTTTGAGCAACTGAGCGCGAGCTTTAAACGTATCGTAGGAGCGCTGGGAGGACGCGCAACTATCAGCGAACGGAATATTCAAGAAGCAGTAGAATCAATTAAGCGCGCACTGTTAGACGCCGACGTGCACGTTCGCGTAGTGCGTCGCTTTGTGAATCAGACCATACAACACGCGCAGGGACAGACGGTGCTTGCGTCGGTTAGCCCTGCGCAGCAATTCATAAAAATTGTACACGAAAGACTAACTGCCTTCCTCGGTGAACATACGCGGTCGCTGCATCTTAAGGGGCCCGATACGCAGTCGATTATTCTCTTGCTTGGGCTCCAAGGATCGGGGAAAACTACCAGCGCAGCAAAGCTTGCTGCGTACCTGAAGGATGCAGGTCGCTCCCCTCTCCTGGCCGCTTGCGATCACGTTCGTGCCGCAGCGAGTGCTCAGCTGGCCGTTCTCGGCACGCACATTGGCGTTCCCGTGTACCAGCATGCGCTGCCGCACGAACAGCAGCCGTGTGCTCTTGATACGGCGCGCGGTGCGCTTCAGTACGCGCGCTCACACGGCAATGACGTACTTATCATTGACACTGCTGGCCGTCTCCACGTGGATGCCGCGCTCATGCAGGAGTTAATCCTTCTCAAAGAAACACTGGTTCCTGTGGAAACACTCCTTGTTGCAGACGCTCTAACCGGTCAGACTGTGGTGCGCATTGCAGAAGAGTTCCATGCCGCGGTGGGTATTTCAGGCGTTGTGCTCAGTAAGTTTGATTCAGACACCCGCGGCGGAGCTGCACTGTCTTTGAAAAGTATTACCGGTCAGCCACTGCTGTTTGTTGGAACCGGTGAACGACCGCAGGACTTTGAACCGTTCCATCCCGAGCGAGCCGCCGGAAGAATTCTGGGTATGGGGGACATCGTTTCTCTCGTGGAAAAGGCGCAAAAAGCCTTTGATGCACAGGAACATGCGCGTGCGCAGAAGAAAACGCAATCGCACGAGCGTTTCACGCTCAGCGATATGCTCGACCACCTGCAAACTATAGAAAAAATGGGACCGCTGCACTCGTTGGTGGAGATGATTCCCGGTTTAGCGGTAGCCGTTTCTGCCGATGCTCTTGACGCGCGCGCGTTCAAGCGTCAAAAGGCGATTATTCAATCGATGACCGTGCAAGAGCGTGACAATTTTCTCATTATCGGCCCCTCAAGGAGGCGGCGCATCGCGGCAGGGTCAGGCACTTCGGTGGCTGATGTTAACCGTTTAATTAAGAATTTCGAGAGGATGCGCACGCTCATGCGCAAGACTGCATGGCAGTCACGCCGGGCACACCCTAAAGGAGATACACCCTATGGATGGCCACATCGCTAG
- a CDS encoding V-type ATP synthase subunit A, giving the protein MTQTKGIVSAVNGNMVSVTFEGVVSLNEVGYVHVGNARLKAEIIRVRGREAQLQVFEITRGVSVGDRVEFTGDLLSVELGPGLLGQVYDGLQNPLPLLAEKVGYFLERGVYLPALSRTSEWMFTPHVSVGERVVRGDVLGYTPEGALKHRIMVPFHMGDSYEVVFIQTAGTYRVHDVIARVRDAQGHEHELTMAFRWPVKRPVHCYAERLKPTEPLVTSIRTIDTFFPVAKGGTYCIPGPFGAGKTVLQHSTSRNADVDVVVIAACGERAGEVVETLREFPDLTDPRTGRSLMERTVIVCNTSSMPVASREASVYTGVTLAEYYRQMGLDVLLLADSTSRWAQALREMSGRLEEIPGEEAFPAYLESCIAAFYERAGVVRLRSGEKGSVTIGGTVSPAGGNFEEPVTQATLKVVGAFHGLSRERSDARRYPAVHPLDSWSKYPSVLDARAVAYGRSFLRRGAEVEQMMRVVGEEGTSMEDFLVYLKGSFLDSVYLQQNSFDTVDSAVPVARQKHCYAIVMRVLGSVLAFESKDDARAYFSKLGHMFIDYNCCAWNSEAFVEKEKEIRAFLQGESTKIDSEAEGIIRGME; this is encoded by the coding sequence ATGACGCAAACGAAGGGTATCGTGTCTGCGGTCAACGGCAATATGGTGAGCGTTACGTTCGAGGGTGTCGTTTCGCTCAACGAGGTCGGATACGTGCATGTTGGAAATGCGCGTTTGAAAGCGGAGATTATTCGTGTTCGTGGTCGTGAGGCACAGTTGCAAGTGTTTGAGATCACAAGAGGGGTTTCCGTTGGGGACCGTGTTGAGTTTACAGGCGATTTGCTGTCTGTTGAGCTAGGTCCTGGTTTGCTCGGTCAGGTGTACGACGGTTTACAGAATCCGTTGCCGCTGCTTGCAGAAAAGGTTGGGTATTTCTTGGAGCGCGGGGTGTATTTGCCCGCCCTCTCTCGGACAAGTGAATGGATGTTTACCCCGCATGTTTCAGTGGGTGAGCGCGTGGTGCGTGGGGACGTGCTCGGGTATACCCCAGAGGGTGCGCTCAAACACCGCATTATGGTTCCCTTTCATATGGGGGATTCCTATGAGGTTGTCTTCATTCAGACTGCAGGGACGTACCGCGTGCACGATGTGATTGCGCGGGTCCGTGACGCGCAGGGACATGAGCACGAACTGACCATGGCATTTCGTTGGCCAGTGAAGCGACCCGTCCATTGTTACGCAGAGCGTTTGAAACCGACTGAGCCATTGGTAACGAGCATTAGGACGATAGATACCTTTTTCCCGGTGGCCAAGGGGGGGACGTACTGTATTCCCGGTCCCTTTGGTGCGGGAAAGACGGTGCTGCAGCATTCTACCAGTCGCAATGCGGATGTGGACGTGGTAGTGATTGCTGCGTGTGGGGAGCGTGCAGGGGAGGTGGTTGAGACCCTGCGGGAGTTTCCTGATCTTACGGATCCTCGCACTGGTCGGTCGCTTATGGAGCGGACGGTTATAGTGTGCAACACTTCTTCTATGCCCGTTGCCTCTCGTGAGGCTTCAGTGTACACGGGAGTGACGCTTGCAGAATATTACCGTCAGATGGGGTTGGATGTTCTTTTGCTGGCGGACTCTACGAGCCGTTGGGCACAGGCCCTGCGTGAAATGTCTGGGCGTTTGGAAGAGATTCCGGGGGAGGAGGCCTTTCCTGCGTACCTGGAGTCTTGTATCGCAGCCTTTTATGAGCGGGCTGGTGTGGTCCGGCTGAGGAGTGGAGAGAAAGGATCGGTAACTATTGGAGGGACGGTTTCTCCGGCAGGTGGTAATTTCGAAGAACCGGTAACGCAGGCTACATTGAAAGTGGTTGGGGCGTTTCACGGACTTTCTCGAGAGCGCTCTGACGCGCGCAGGTATCCTGCGGTGCATCCGCTTGATTCATGGTCTAAGTATCCAAGTGTGCTTGACGCGCGGGCTGTTGCGTACGGTCGCTCTTTTCTGCGCCGTGGGGCAGAGGTGGAGCAGATGATGAGGGTCGTCGGCGAAGAGGGCACAAGTATGGAGGACTTTCTCGTATATCTGAAAGGCTCGTTTCTTGATTCGGTGTATCTGCAGCAGAATTCTTTTGACACAGTCGATAGTGCAGTACCTGTTGCACGTCAAAAGCACTGCTATGCCATCGTCATGCGGGTTCTTGGCAGTGTTTTAGCGTTTGAATCAAAAGATGACGCGCGGGCATACTTCAGCAAGCTTGGGCATATGTTTATCGATTACAACTGTTGCGCCTGGAATTCTGAGGCGTTTGTGGAGAAAGAAAAGGAGATACGTGCCTTTCTCCAGGGAGAATCGACGAAAATCGACAGCGAAGCAGAGGGAATTATACGGGGGATGGAGTAG
- a CDS encoding alanine/glycine:cation symporter family protein, whose amino-acid sequence MKSGVVGCRGGGEVGMGVVEWVGEWMHAVVWSFPMVVLLLGTGCYVTVCMKFFPVVRLWYVLRQTIGGRGGKKGGSGEVSAFRAVSTALAATLGSGNIVGVATAIAIGGPGAIFWIWVTGIFGMGTKFVEVVLAVYYRRQTGDGRFVGGPMYYLKDGVGVPGAGVLASLFCIFSVIASFGIGNMTQSNSVALVFEDVFCVDVRVTGAVLMVLVGLVSVGGLKSISWVTGVMVPGMAILYVCVGVVLVCCNTRQLVPVCWDIVSGAFAGTAAVGGFAGSVVRQAIAVGISRGVAVNEAGLGTAPIAHAAAITDHPVRQGLWGIFEVFVGTMVVSSVTAFAILLTGVWQGGASGAALTVQSFERGLPFGIGQYVVGVSVPLFAFTTMLGWLYYGERCAEFLCGPRVCPLYRAVWLPFVYVGAVGSLSSVWNISDAFNGLMALPNLVGLLFLARQGMRLREEFFAQQEG is encoded by the coding sequence ATGAAATCAGGTGTGGTCGGGTGTAGGGGCGGGGGAGAGGTAGGAATGGGAGTAGTGGAATGGGTAGGTGAGTGGATGCACGCGGTGGTGTGGAGCTTTCCGATGGTGGTGCTGTTGCTGGGGACGGGGTGCTACGTGACGGTGTGTATGAAGTTTTTTCCTGTGGTGCGGCTGTGGTATGTATTAAGACAAACTATTGGGGGTCGCGGAGGTAAGAAGGGCGGCAGTGGTGAGGTGAGTGCGTTCCGTGCGGTGTCCACTGCGCTTGCAGCGACGTTGGGGTCTGGAAATATTGTAGGGGTTGCGACGGCGATTGCGATTGGGGGGCCTGGGGCGATATTTTGGATATGGGTGACGGGGATATTCGGGATGGGAACGAAGTTCGTGGAAGTGGTGTTGGCGGTGTACTATCGGCGTCAGACTGGTGATGGGCGTTTTGTGGGGGGGCCGATGTATTATCTGAAAGACGGAGTGGGAGTTCCAGGGGCTGGGGTACTTGCGAGTTTGTTCTGCATATTCAGTGTTATCGCGTCCTTTGGGATAGGAAATATGACGCAGTCGAACTCGGTGGCTCTAGTGTTCGAAGATGTGTTTTGTGTGGACGTGCGGGTGACCGGGGCAGTGCTGATGGTCTTGGTAGGCTTAGTGAGCGTGGGTGGGTTAAAAAGTATCAGTTGGGTGACTGGGGTAATGGTGCCTGGGATGGCGATTTTGTATGTATGTGTGGGCGTAGTGCTGGTGTGTTGCAATACGCGACAGCTGGTGCCAGTGTGCTGGGATATCGTGTCCGGGGCGTTTGCCGGGACTGCAGCAGTTGGGGGGTTTGCAGGGAGTGTGGTGCGTCAAGCGATAGCGGTAGGTATTAGCCGGGGGGTAGCGGTGAACGAGGCAGGGCTTGGGACTGCTCCTATTGCGCATGCGGCGGCTATTACAGACCATCCAGTGCGACAGGGCTTGTGGGGTATCTTTGAAGTATTTGTGGGGACAATGGTGGTATCTTCGGTGACGGCATTTGCGATACTGCTAACTGGTGTCTGGCAAGGGGGTGCGTCTGGAGCGGCGTTGACGGTGCAGTCGTTTGAGCGTGGGCTTCCGTTTGGGATTGGACAGTACGTGGTGGGTGTGAGCGTGCCGTTGTTTGCGTTCACGACGATGCTAGGTTGGTTGTACTATGGGGAGCGGTGTGCGGAATTTTTGTGTGGACCGCGCGTATGTCCGCTGTACCGGGCCGTGTGGTTACCGTTTGTGTACGTGGGTGCCGTGGGGAGTTTGAGTAGCGTGTGGAATATCTCGGATGCGTTCAATGGACTGATGGCGTTGCCGAACCTGGTGGGGCTGTTATTTTTGGCTCGTCAGGGGATGCGTCTACGCGAGGAGTTTTTTGCGCAGCAGGAAGGGTAG
- the lnt gene encoding apolipoprotein N-acyltransferase, with protein MLCTAPLVSSAASAVLLAFAIPNEFWLAGSSVLGLGALVPLYVGFLLSPAKKHVACSYGLFVALVHACSSFWLKNFQGFALFTLGASTVGYFFYALPFGVAFACILRKQAPARACAFALVWTLWEWVKSTGILAYPWGTVPMTAHSLSHLIQIADITGVWGLSFLIPLANACVAESLHFFIKKRDSVPVFRLWLLTGCLYCLCSLYGAYRIATLGAPRTTLALAIVQQNADPWDTTSFEKNLTTAIHLTETALRTQTAPPLPTTPYRKEKTLTHASARAPVDMVVWSESSLRYPYEQYRHVYNALPAARPFSAFLRTLGAPLLVGTPLRLSGNSTKGGYANAVALLRPDGHVAQVYGKMQMVPFAEFIPWGHMTSVQRLAQMLAGFSESWTPGPGPRLFHVPCAAGGSVRFATPICYEDAFPSLCAALHTQGSELLINLTNDSWSKTASAEWQHYVVSLFRAIELRTTLVRSTNSGYTVVIGPEGKTRAAFPLFQATSAVLHVPVYPVVRTYYARMRDWVIVLCALIFFAEGVRMAVHTRRHSTTQAESSLQQIRGEHV; from the coding sequence ATGCTTTGCACAGCGCCTCTTGTTTCAAGCGCCGCCTCGGCGGTGCTCTTGGCATTTGCGATTCCCAACGAGTTTTGGCTCGCCGGTTCCTCCGTGCTAGGGTTGGGGGCGCTTGTTCCCTTGTACGTTGGATTCCTCCTCTCCCCTGCAAAAAAACACGTTGCCTGTTCTTATGGGCTGTTCGTCGCACTCGTGCACGCGTGTTCTAGCTTTTGGCTCAAAAACTTTCAGGGCTTCGCGCTCTTCACCCTCGGCGCATCAACTGTCGGTTACTTCTTCTATGCGCTTCCTTTCGGCGTAGCGTTCGCATGCATCCTGCGCAAGCAGGCGCCCGCGCGTGCCTGCGCTTTTGCGCTCGTGTGGACCCTCTGGGAATGGGTAAAGTCAACCGGTATACTCGCCTACCCGTGGGGTACGGTCCCTATGACCGCGCACAGCCTCTCGCACCTCATACAGATAGCTGATATCACCGGCGTCTGGGGGCTTTCCTTCCTCATCCCGCTCGCAAACGCGTGCGTTGCAGAAAGTCTCCACTTCTTCATAAAAAAGAGAGACAGCGTCCCTGTGTTCCGTCTCTGGCTCCTCACCGGCTGCTTGTACTGCCTGTGCAGTCTCTACGGTGCCTACCGCATCGCCACCCTTGGGGCTCCACGTACCACGCTCGCGTTGGCAATCGTACAGCAAAATGCAGATCCGTGGGATACAACTTCCTTCGAAAAAAACCTCACCACCGCTATACATCTGACTGAGACAGCCCTTCGTACGCAAACAGCTCCCCCCCTGCCGACTACTCCCTACAGAAAAGAAAAAACACTCACACACGCTTCTGCGCGCGCACCTGTCGACATGGTGGTTTGGAGCGAGTCTAGTCTGCGCTATCCGTACGAACAGTACCGTCACGTGTATAACGCATTGCCAGCGGCACGACCTTTCTCGGCGTTCTTGCGCACGCTCGGCGCGCCCCTTCTGGTGGGAACCCCCTTGAGACTGTCTGGTAACTCCACTAAAGGTGGATACGCCAATGCAGTGGCCTTGCTCCGCCCAGACGGGCACGTGGCGCAGGTATATGGCAAAATGCAGATGGTGCCATTTGCAGAATTCATTCCCTGGGGACACATGACATCTGTACAAAGACTGGCGCAGATGCTCGCCGGCTTTTCCGAAAGCTGGACGCCAGGGCCAGGGCCGCGCTTGTTTCATGTGCCGTGCGCCGCAGGAGGCAGCGTGCGCTTCGCAACTCCCATCTGTTACGAAGATGCCTTTCCTTCCCTCTGCGCCGCTTTGCACACACAGGGGAGTGAGCTCCTTATTAATCTTACGAACGACTCTTGGTCAAAAACTGCCAGCGCAGAGTGGCAGCACTATGTTGTCTCTCTTTTTCGGGCCATAGAGCTGCGTACCACCCTCGTGCGCTCTACAAACTCTGGCTATACCGTCGTCATCGGCCCAGAGGGAAAAACGCGCGCCGCGTTTCCGTTGTTTCAGGCCACCAGCGCGGTGCTCCACGTTCCAGTGTACCCGGTAGTGCGCACGTACTATGCGCGCATGAGAGATTGGGTGATCGTGCTGTGCGCGCTCATCTTTTTTGCAGAAGGAGTGCGCATGGCCGTGCACACCCGCCGGCACAGCACCACGCAGGCGGAAAGCTCACTGCAGCAGATAAGGGGGGAGCATGTTTGA